AGCGCTCCCATGAAACGGCCCGCGGCGGCCACGTGCCCATCCGGAGTCACTCCCGCCACGTAGATCTGTCCCTTCAGGCCGCCGAAGTCCTTGCCCCAGACCTGCTGTCCCCGGGCGTCCCAGCGGATGAGGAACGGAGCCCCCGCCCAGTGCCACGTGGTGGCGCCACCCGGGAAGAGGGTCCCGGTGTAGTTGCCGGCGGCGTAGACGTTGCCCTCCCCATCCACCGCGAGCGCGTCCACGCTGACCTGGGGACCGTAGAGCTCGCGCGGCGAGGATGAGACGGCGCGCACCCAGTCCAGGGTTCCCGCCGGGGTGTACCGGGCCACGAAGGCCTTGTCCTCGCGCACCAGCATCTGTCCGCCCAGATCCGCCGAGCCGAACACCTCGCCACCGAGGACGATGGCGCCCTGGGAATCCACGGCGAGCGCGTTGGGCCGGAGCGGCAGCTCATGGCCGCTCGTGGCGAAGGAGCGCGTCCAGACCGGCTGCCCGTGGGCGTCCAGCTTCGCCAGGTAGACATCCTGCACCAACGTCCCACCGCCCAGGTCCGTGGTCCCCCGCTCGAAGCCCGCGAGGACGATGGACCCATCCGGCCCCACGCCCAGCAGGTTGCGCACGTCGTAGTAGCCGAGGCCTCCATTGCGAGAGACGTGCCGCAACTCCCGGGTCCAGAGCCGCCAGCCCCAGGGCGTGTACTTGCTCAGCGAGAGTGTCGCGGAGCCATCGGTGTCGTCTCCGCTGGAGCGGCTGAGGACGACCAGCTCGCCGCGTCGCGTCCACGCCGTGCCCTGGACGAGGTCGAGTCCAGACCCCTTCACGCTCCGGGCCCAGGTCACGCTCCCCGGCCTGCCCCAGCTCCATCCTCCATGCCGTGAGGGAGAATCGTCGTCTGGAGCACCCTCCTCCACCGGTGACCCACCCTGCTCCACGGGTGCCGACTCCACCTCCAGGGGGGCGGGAGACTCCGACCTCTCCGCACCACCGCACGCAATCAGGGACACTGCCGAGAAGAATGCAACCGTGCTGTCGCGCAGCCACGCCATGGGCTCCTCCTTGTGGCGCGGCGACGGTTGGCACCCCTCCCCGGGGTTGCAATGTGTGTCAGACGGATTTCATCTCGGAAAGCGCATGACGAAGGCCTCGAGGAACACGGAAGGCGTGTCCAGGTCGGCCGACGGCTCGCGGATGAAGCCGCGGCGCTGGTACATGCGCGCCACGCCCTGGGCGCCCCGGCGCACGTGCAGGCAGATGGCTCGAACGCGCCAGTCCTCGCGGGCCACGCGCTCGGCCTCGTCCAGCAGGGGAGTCGACAGACCCTGGCCGTGGAAGTCCACGCAGGTGGCCAGGTGCCGCAGGTCCGCCGAGTTGGGCAGCCACGCCTCCGAGCCCATGGCCCCCGGGGGCCACAGTGCCACCGTGCCCACCACACGGCCCTCCAGCTCGGCCACCAACACCTTCGCCACCGCTCGCTTGCCTGCTACGTCCCGGAGGCTGCGCTTGCGCTCCTCCGTGTAGACCACCTCTGGCAGCTTCTTGGCGTACTGGGTGATGAAGGCCTCCACCAGCAGCTCGCCCACGACCGCGTCGTCCTCGGGCCGGGCCTCGCGAATGACCACCCGCTTCAGCAGATCCGTGCTCATGCGGCGGGCTCTATCACGGCTGGGACCGTCCACGAGGGCCGGAGAGCTCCAGATAGCGCTGGATGAGGCGCAGGCGGGCACGCTCGAAGGCCTCGCCGTCGTCCGGCACCTGGGAGGCGGCGGGGATGAGCTCGCGAGCCACCTGCCGGGCGAAGACGGGGTCTCCCGCGTCGCTCACCATCTTCAGCCACTCGTAATCCTGCACGCCCAGGCGGATGAGCTTGAGGCGCAGGGAGGCCACCGGCACGGGAGTGCCGCCGCCGATGCGCTGGAGGGTGCCCGGGTAGAAGAGGGTCCCATCCCCGTTGCCGTTGAAGCGGAACTGATCCTCCCACGCCGAGGCGAGCATCCCCACCGTCTGGTAATACAGCTCGCCGGTGGCGCCTCCGAGGAAGGTCAACCACTGCATGGCGCGGCCCTTCGCCGCCGGGCGATCCAGCATGTACGAGGGCCAGCCCGCGCCCGGCTCGTTCTCCGGCGCGTTGGTGCCATAGGCGCAGCCGTGGCTCATGCAGCTCTGGTACATCCACATCGAGTAGCCGGGCCGGGCGAGGTAGTCCGTGTAGCGCTCCCGCTGGTCTCCCACGTAGGGCGGCTTCGTGCCATCCACGTAGTTGACCGCGGGGGTGACCAGGCTCACCGCGTCCACCAGGTGCTGTGCCTCCAGGTCCTGGATGGGAGCGGTCAGGAGCGTGCGCAGCTCCGGTGCCGACGAGCCCACCACCGCGAGGTTCCGGCGGGTCTCCTCCCAGGAGGAGATGTAGGGGGGCTCGTCTCCCACGTAGGCGTAGGCACGCGACAACCAGCCGCGCTCGCGGAGGTGGGAGACGAAGTCGGCCAGCGCCTCGGGGGTGTACTCCCCCAGGAACTCGATGCTCGTCATCTTCGCGCCGGGCAGACGCGAGGGCGCGGTGCCGTCCAGGAACGGGCCCCAGGTGGCATCGAAGGAGGCCCAGTCCGGCGTGCCCCAGCGGCCCGCTCCACCCGGGGCGCGGGGGAAGGCGCTGGAGAGGGTGATGCGGTGCTCGAGCGCCATGCGGTGATGGTTCGCCAGGAGCGGCTCCAATTCCTGACGGGAGCACTCGGTGCGGCCGAAGTACGCGCGGCACACATGAGGCGGCCACAGGAGGAAGGCGGTGGCGAGGGACGGAGTGCTGGGCAGGACGGCGTTCACCACCGTGAGGCGCACGGGCACCCGCTGGCGGAGCCCCTCACCCGTCACCTCCACCGCGCCATGGTACTCGCCGGGAGGCGCGTTCAAGGGAACGTGCACATCCACCCAGATGGCGCGGGACTCGCGGGCGGACACGTCGAAGGGGAAGGCATTGCGCGTCTCGCCGGCGAGCTCATCCACGTCCGGCACCAGCGCGTCCGGCCAGCGCCCCACCGTCTCTCCGGGCACCGTGGCCCGGCGGGTGGTGAGGAAATCCTCGCGGTAGAGGGTGAGGTCCGCTCCAGCGATGGAGGTGGGGCCATTCAACGCGCTCAGGCTCGCGCGGACGTTCCGCAGCCCCGAGTCTCCGCCGTGCAGGCCCACCTGGAAGGAGACGAACTCGTTGCGCGCGGCCGTGAGGTGGACCGGGGACCGGCCATGAGGCGCCGTATCGGGCATCACCTTCACCATGGAGCTTTCGCCCCACACGGAGGGGCCGGCCGCGGCGGCCGGAAGTGCGGACAGGAGCAGGGTCAGGGGGGCGAGAAGCAGGGAGGGAAGGCGCATGTGCCGGATGAACCGGACCGCCCTGTCCGTGACTTCCCCTCGGGACGAGGCGGCCTCACGGTCCCCTGCCCGGTCTTCGACCCGGGGGGCTCGGTACCCTCACCCTTTCCCTCTCCCGGAGGGAGAGGGGGAGTGGGCTCACGGGCCCGAGCTGTCCGTGATGCTCGCCTCCGCCGTGATGGGCGGCCTCTCGATGGGGAACTTGCGTGTCTCGCACGGCTGGAGCTGGTGGCGCTCTCCTCTCAGCGCGAACTCCAACGGTGCCGCCGCCGGCCACCGGCTGTTGAGCACCAGCGTGTCCTGGGTGATCTCCACCTCCACCATGTTCTTCCGGTAGCGCAGCAGGAACTTCAGCCGCTTCATCCCCTCCGGCAGGTTCGGGTTGAAGTGCAGCACCCCCCCGCGCACCTCGATGCCCGTGTACGCGCGCTGCATCAGGTCCACCGTCCCCGACATCGCGCCCAGGTGGATGCCTTCCGGCGTCGTCCCTCCCTGCACGTCCGAGATGTCGCTCTTGAGCGCCTCGGTGAACAGCTTCCACGAGCGCGGCCGGTCACTGCGCGCCAGCACCCACGAGTGCACCACCCCGCTCAGCGTCGAGCCGTGGGACGTGCGCTGCAGGTAGTACTCCACCGTCCTCGGAATCATCGTCGGGTCGAACGCGTATCCCAGCCGCTCGAGGAGATCCCGCAGTTCCTCCGCCGAGAACAGGTAGAACAGCATCAGCACATCCGCCTGCTTCGACAGTTTGTAGCGGTTGGGCGTGTCGCCCTCGGCCTCGAGGATCCGGTCCAGCCGCTGGATGTCGCCGTAGCGCTTGCGGTACACCTCCCAGTCGAACTCCTGGAGCTGCTCGTAGCCCTCGAACTGGCTGAGCACCCCATCCGCGTGGAACACGAGCCGCATCTTCCGGCTCACGTCGTCCCAGTGCGCCAGCTCCGTCTGGGTCAGCTCCAGCGTCTCGAGCAGCTCGCCCCGCCGCTCGCCGGGCAGCAGCTTCAACACCTCCAATGCCTTGCACAGCACCCATACGGCCATGAGGTTGGTGTACGAGTTGTTGTCGAGCCCCGGCTCCGGCCGGTCCGGGTAGCCCGTGTGGTACTCGTCGGGCCCCATGACGCCGAGAATCTCATAGCGGCGCAGGGACGGGTTCCACCGGGCCATGCTCGCCCAGAAGCGCGCCAGCTCCAGCAACATCTCCGCGCCATAGAAATAGAGGAACTCCGTATCCGCCGTGGCCTCGTAGTATTGCCAGACGTTGTAGGCGATGGCCGCGTTGATGTGCCGCTGCAACGACGTCACGTCCGGGACCCAGCGCCCCGAGCGCGGGTTGAGGTGCACGCGCTGGCTCTCCTCGCGCCCGTCGCTGCCGCTCTGCCAGGGGTACATGGCGCCCCGGAAGCCCGCCTCGCGTGCCGCCTCGCGCGCCCGCCGCAGCCGCCGGTGCCGGTAGCGCAGGAGCGCCCGCGTCAGGGCCGGCAACCGCAGGTTGAGGAACGGGAAGACGAACAGCTCGTCCCAGAAGATGTGGCCCCGGTACGCCTCGCCGTGCCACCCGCGCGCCGGCACGCCCACGTCCTGGTCGATGGAGTGCGGCGACACCGTCTGCAGCAGGTGGAAGATGTGCAGCCGCAGCGTCCGGTGGATGTGGTCCGCCTCGGCCAGCTCCAGGTCCAGGTCGCTGCGGCGCCACAGGTGAGACCACGCCCGCGCGTGTGTGTCCACCAGCTCGTCGAAGCGCGCGGGCGCCACCCCCACCGCGTGCCGGGCCTCCTGCGCCGCCTCGGACACGGCGTGGTCCCTCGACGAGTAGAGCGCCACCACCTTCTCCACCGCCAGCCGCTGGCCCTCGCGCAGCTCCACCGTGAAGTCGTGCGCCAGGTACCCGTCCTCCGTGGCCAGTCCCCTCCGTGCCTCCGCGGGCTGCCCGTCCACGTACAGCCGCGTGCGCGCCGCCTCGGCCACCTCCAGGCGCGACTGCACCGTCTCCACCTCCAGCAGCAGCGTCTCCGCGTCCACCTCCTCCGTCACCAGCGTCCGCAGGTGCTTGCAGTTGAGCTGCCGGTAGCGGGGCACGCCTCCATTCACCACCCGCCCGTCCAGCGCCGAGCGCACCAGCACCCGCCCGCTCCAGTTCTCCGGCACCAGCACCAGCTCCTGCCCCGCCAGGTGCTTGTCCCGCATGTGCACGAAGCGCCGCTGCTCCACCCGCGTGCGCCGCCCCTTCCGGTCCTCGAAGCGCACCGTGCGCAGCAGCAGCCCCCGCGCCATGTCCAGCACCTGCCGGTACTCCAGCAGCGTCACCGCGCGCGCGTTGAACCAGTCGCCGCCCTCGATGCGGAAGGTGAGCGGCAGCCAGTTGGGCATGTTGACCAGGTCCTCGTTCTCCACCACGCGCCCGGCCAGGTCCGTCCTCAGCCGGTTGTACCCGCCCGCCAGGTACGTGCCCGGGTAGTGCGTCTCGTCCGCCTCCGCCTCCGGCGCCGCCCCGCGCGTGGCGAAGTAGCCGTTGCCCAGCGTGCACAGCGCCTCGCGCAGGCCCTCCTTCGCCGGCTCGAAACCCTCGTACGTGAAGAGCCAGTGCTCCGGGTTCATCGCTTCGTCCCTCCCGCGCGGGCGATGAGCAGCTGCAGGAACTGGCGCACCTCCTCCACGTCCGCCAGCGCGTAGTCCGCCGCCGTGGGCCGCTCCGCCTCGCCGCGCACCACCACCCCGAGCCCCCGTCCCTTCAGCGTCTGGAAGGCGTCCTCGTCCGTGAGGTCGTCCCCCACGAACACGGGCAGCACGCCCTCGCGCTCCAGCCCGAGGGCCCGCAGCAGCCACTGCACCGCCCGGCCCTTGTGCCAGTCGATGTCCGGCTGCAGCTCGAAGACCTTCTTCCCGCCGCTCCTGCGCAGCCTCGGGTGGCGCGCGAGCACGCTGGCCACCACGCGCTCCACCTCGGGCACCCGCGCCTCCTCCACGTGCCGCCAGTGCACCGCCACCGTGAAGCGCTTGCGCTCCAGCCGCGTGCCAGGGATTGCCTCCAGCCCCCTGGCCAGCTCCCGCTCCGCCGCGTCCACCTCCGGCAGCAGCGCCATTCCCTCCTCCTGCTGGAAGCAACGCCCGCCCGGCCCCTCGATGTCGAAGCCGTGGCTGCCCGCGAAGTACAGCCCCTCCAACTGGACGAAGCCCTTCAGCACGGGCAGATCCCTCCCGCTCACGGCGGCCACCGGGTAGCGCCGGGCCAGCTCCGCCAGCGTGGCCCGCATCGCGTCCGACAGGCGCGCGTCCTCCGGCTGGGGAACGATGGGCGTCAGCGTGCCGTCATAGTCCAGGAAGACGGCCACCTCCCGCCCCTCCATCCGCCGCAGCAACTCCTCGCGCCGCTCCAACGCCGAGGGCACTTCCCGCATGGGCCGCACTTCCGACGCTCCTTCCTCCACCCTCACGGTGGACAGGTCCGTCACCTCGACGTCCGCACCGGCTCGCACCAGCGCGCCCTCCGGCCCCGCGCGGCGCACCCCGAGGACGAGCCCGAAATGGCCTCGCCGCCCCGCCTGCACTCCAGCCTGGGCGTCCTCCAGCACCACCGCGCGCTCCGGGGCCACGCCCAACCTCCGAGCCGCTTCCAGGAACGTGTCCGGCGCAGGCTTGCCCGGCAACCCCAGCCGCCCCGCCTCCACCCCGTCCACCCGAGCGTCGAAGAGGTGCTCCAGCCTGGCCGCTCGCAGGACCGCCACGCAGTTGCGGCTGGCCGATACCACCGCCGTGCGGAAGCCCGCCGCCCTCAGCCGCTCCAGCAGCCCCACCGCGTTCGCGAACACCCCCACGCCCCGCTGCTCCAACGTCTCGGTGAAGAAGGTGTTCTTGCGCTTGCCCAGCCCGTGCACCGTCTGGGCCTCTGGTCCATCCTCCGGTGTGCCCTCGGGCAGTGACAGCCCGCGGCTCGCCAGGAAGCAGCGGATGCCATCCAGGCGCGGCCGCCCATCCACGTACCGTTGGTAGTCCTCCGGCGTGAAGGGCGGCTCCACGAGCGCGTCGAACAGGCGCTTCCACGCCGCGGCATGCACCTCCGCGGTGCGTGTCACCACGCCGTCCAGATCGAACAGGGCGGCGTCGAAGTCACGGCGGGCGAGGACGACGGCGGCGGGCGCGGACGGCTCGGTGGAGGGCATGGCGGTGACTCCCGTGGAGGACCCATTACGTCCTCTGTACGCCATGCACACGCCATGCCCCTACACGTGAGGCGCGTGTAGGCTTGTTGCCGGAGACGCAACAGGTGTCCTCCGGAGGTTACAACCAAGCTGCAAATATACAGGAGGGATTGACGGATTTCAGGACAAACCTTTACGCTGTCTGCTCTCGAAGCAGGGGGATGTGCCGTCTCAACACTTGGCTCCCGCTGGCTTTTTGCCGACGTTCCGGTCCCCTATCATGCGGATCCGTCGGGAGTGAATTCCGGAAGGCCTGCAATGCGACCCGCATCTCAAGTTGACTCGACCTCCAGCGAGCCGCCCACCACCACCGCGAAGGCAAGTCCCGAGAGCCCACCTGTCGGGTCGGGTCCGGCCGAGACGCCCGTGCCGCTGGTGCTGACGGGCGCACCCACCTCAGTGGATAAGAATCTGGCAGTGGTGGCGCCCGTGACGGCCGAGCCGCGGTCCCCGCGCTTCGCGCCGGGGTTCGCCGCCAAGCTGAACCTGGCGGTGGACCTGGTGCTGGTGGTGACGGCGCTGCTCGTGTCCACGACGATGATGGGCCATGACCTGCACCTGGAGCGCACGGACGTCTGGGTGCTGCTGGGGGTGGGAATCCTGTCGTGGCTGGTGGTGGGCACGGCGCTGTGCCTGTATGACGCGCGGTTCGCGGACCGGGAGCGGCTGGATGACTTGGCGCTCATCTCCATCCAGGTGATGGTCGTCACGGTGGTGCTCTTCCTCACGCGTCTGGTGATGGGCACCGAGTCGTGGATCGTCGCGCTGAGCCTGTTCCCGCCGCTGTTGTGGCCCTCGGTGGCGCTGTTGCGCCTGTACTTCTTCCGGAAGTTGTCGGTGCAGGAGCAGCCGCTGGACGAGGTGCTCATCATCGGCGTGGGAGCGATGGGCCGGCTGACGGGCGAGGACCTGAACAGCAAGCACCGGCGCAAGGTGATCGGCTACCTGAGCTTCAGCAACGACACGGCCACGGCGGCGCCGCCGGCGCCGGTGCTGGGGACGGTGAAGGACCTGGAGAACATCCTGTGCACGGTGCCGGTGGACGAGGTGTTCATCGCCGGGAACATGCTGAAGCACTCGGCGGAGATGCAGAACGCGGTGAAGCTGTGTGAGAACTTCGGGATTCCCTTCGCGCTGCCGGCGTACCACTTCCGGTTCGACCGGGCGCGGCCGGTGGATGACCACGCGGTCTCGGACGGCTACCTGCACTTCATGACGCACGCCTTCCAGCCGCACCAGATGGCGCTCAAGCGGCTCTTCGACATCGTGAGCTCGGCGGCGGCGCTGGCGATGCTCTCGCCGCTGCTGATCGGCGTGGCGCTGGTGGTGAAGTTCACCAGCCGGGGGCCCATCTTCTTCAAGCAGACGCGCGTGGGGCTGCACGGCAAGACGTTCAACATGCTGAAGTTCCGCTCCATGGTGGTGAACGCCGAGGAGCTGAAGGCGAAGCTGGAGGCGCTCAACGAGCAGACGGGACCGGTCTTCAAGATGAAGAACGATCCGCGCATCACGCGGATTGGCCGGTTCATCCGCAAGTACTCCATCGACGAGCTGCCGCAGCTCATCAACGTGCTGCGGGGCGAGATGAGCGTGGTGGGGCCGCGTCCGCCCATCCCGAAGGAGGTGGAGAAGTACGCCGCGTGGCAGCGCCGCCGGTTGTCGGTGCGTCCGGGGCTCACCTGCATCTGGCAGGTGTCGGGGCGCAATCAGATTTCGTTCGAGGAGTGGATGTACCTGGACATGCAGTACATCGACCACTGGAGCCTCAAGAACGACATCAACCTGATCCTCAAGACGGTGCCCGTGGTGCTCACGGGCAGCGGCGCGAGCTGACGGAGATGAGGCGCGCTGGGCCCTCGGGAGTGGGGCTCAGCGCACGGGTACTTCCCGGAGGGAGAACTCCTCGAAGCCGAGCCGCCGCAGGGTGTCGGCGAAGCGCTCGGTGATGACCAGGGTCGCGCTGCCGTTGCGCAACCGGAACAGGTCCAGGTGCTCTGGTAGCGAGGCCCCATCGAGCAGCGGCTCCTTCGGACGGCCGAATTTGTAGCTGCCACACGTCTCGCAAGGCGCCAGGTCGACCGGCGGCAGGCAGCCCGGGTGGTAGAGGCCGTGCAGTTCGATCTCCAGTTCCAGCAACTCCGGTGAGTTCTTCTGCCGGAAGCGCAGCTCCGTACGGCAGCCCTTGAGCCCGCGGAGCCCCTCTGCATGGAGCTGCTCCAACGCCTCACGGCGGATGAGCACCAGCCAGGGATACTGGATGAGGATTTGCGCGATGTTGCCGCGCGCCGAGCCCACGAGCGGCCCGAAGTGGGTGCCAGGTCTCAGCCTCGCTGAAGCGGGGACCAGGGGTCGAACCATCTGCCGCAGACGCTCGAACCTCCCGTAGTCCTCCTCCAACCAGGACTTCTCGAGCTGCTTCGCCTCGGGGAACTCCGACAGGTCCACGCTCGGGTAGGCCTCCGCGATGCCCGCCGCATTGCCGCCACACGTGGGGCACAGCAAGCCGGGCAGGCCCCACTTGTGTTCCGCGTGGTACTCGCCCGTGTAGCGCGCGGTCCCGTACGGGACGGAATCCAGCTCGTAGAATCTCATCTCCTCCTCAGAACTCGATCGGGGGCGGCAGCCTCGTCTTGCCATAGTACGGCTGCAAGGGGGCCATCACTCCAAAACGCACGCACAACTCCCAGGCGTGCTTCCAGATCTCCTCCTTCGTCACCTCCCTGCCCTCATTTTCCCGGATGAACTGCCACCACGCAGCATTCCAGGGACCACCATTTGGCCCTCGATGGATGCTTTTGTGCAGGGTCGTCTCGATGAACATCGTCCACCGATGGATGTCGATGCCCTTGCTCTTGAACCACTTCTTGAACGCCTGCGGGAAGAGGTGGTGCTTCTCGTGAGGCCGGTTGAGCTTCTCGTCGGCCTCCTCCATCTGTTGCTGCTGACTGGGCAGCAGGTTGCGCAGGTGGTGGTTGCGCCAGGGAATGACGAAGACGGCGCCCTTCTGCTTGGGCAGCGGCAGCGGGCCTCCCCAGTACCTCATGGGTGAGCCGCTGTTCACCGCTACGCCCGGGTTGGCCCACGTCTTCACCACCTGCCCGGGCACCACCTCCTCGCCCGAGCCCACCGTGGCCACGGCCTGTGCCACGGCCTCGCAGCGGAAGAAGCCGCACACCTCCTCGTCACACAGCAGGACGAGACACGACTCCCCTTCCTCCTCCTGTGCCTCCTGGTAGGTGGTGTCGAGCGCTTGCGCCTCGTGCAGCACCGTGCCCGAGGCCGCGCAGCCGGACAGCCACACGCCGAGCAGCAGCCCCCACAGCTTCCACGTCTTCATGACGCTCATCCCCCTCGGGTGGAAGGGTCCCACCCCTCGCGCCCCATGGCGCGGACGATAGCGCGCCAGGGCATGCCAACGCGGCCGGATGCGACACTTCCGCAAACGTGTCTCAGGCGAGAATCCGTGGAGTGGGGCTCAGCGCACGGGTACTTCCCGGAGGGAGAACTCCTCGAAGCCGAGCCGCCGCAGGGTGTCGGCGAAGCGCTCGGTGATGACGAGGGTCGCGCTGCCGTTGCGCAGCCGGAACAGGTCCAGGTGCTCCGGTAGCGAGGCCCCATCGAGCAGCGGCTCCTCTGGACGGCTCGGCTCGTAGCTGCCGCACCGCCTGCACGGCACGATGTCGGTCGGCGGCATGCAGTCCGGGTGGTAGAGGCCGTGCTGCTCGATCTCCAGCGCCCGCAGCTCCGGTGAACACTCCTGTCGGAAGCGCAGGTCCGTGCGGCGGCCATTGAGTCCACGGATTCCCTCGGCCTGGAGCTGCTCCAACGCATCACGGCGCATGAGCACCAGCCACGGGTTCTGGATGAAGATCTGCACGAACTTGTCGCGAGCCCCACTGGCCTGATTCGCCTCTGGAGAATTCAACGACTCCAGGCTCGGGTAGGACTCCACGTCGCCCGCCAGGGTGCCCGCACAAGAGGAGCACCGAGGGCCGAGCGGGCCCCTCGTGTTTTCAGCGGGGTCCTTGCCCGTGTAGCGAATGGCCCCATCCGGAACGGCATCCAGTTCGTAGAACTTCATTTTCCTCTTCTCCTCGAGAGCTCGACGGGGACGTCCGCCTCCGTTCGAGCATCATGCCCATCAGTCACTTCAGGGGTTCTGCTAAGCTAACTCACTCCGGAGGTCATGTGCCATGGGCTTTTTTTCGAAGCTCCCCGACATGGGCGAAAAAGTGGGGGACTACCGCATCGTCGGCAGGCTGGGCCGAGGTGGCGGCGGCACCGTCTTCAAGGCCGAGCGCGCTGGCCGCCTCGTCGTCCTCAAGTTCCTGCATGCCTCCGCGCTCGGCGGCCGGGCCCGGCGCGAAATCAGCATCCTGCTGCGCCTGGACAGCCCTCGCGTGGTGCGCTTCATCGGGTGCGACCAGTGGCCCGAGCCCCAGGAGGGCACGCCCTACATCGTCATGGAGTTCGTCGAGGGCCCGACCCTGGAGGTCTACGCACGGGCGAACAACCCGCCGGCCCGCCGGGCCGCGCACCTCATGCTGGAGGCCGCGCTCGCGCTGGGGGAGGTGCACCAGCAGGACGTCCTTCACCGCGACCTCAAACCCGAGAACATCCTCATCCGGAGCGAGGGCGAGCAGCCCGTCCTCATCGACTTCGGCGTGGGCTCGTACCTCGGGGCGCCCCACCTCACCCACAGCATCCTGCCCCCAGGCACCTACGAGTTCCGCTCGCCCGAGGCCTACCGCTTCAGCCGGGACATGGTGGGGGATGACCTGTACGAGTTCACCCGGGCCGATGACGTATGGGCCCTCGGCGTCACCTTCTATTGGTTGCTGACGAACGCCCTGCCCTTCGGGGACAGGTACGACCCGGAAGGCGGAGGCCTGGCGGAGCGCATCCGCCACATGGAGCCCGTGGCGCCGCACGTGCTCAACCCGCGTGTGCCGCTGGCGCTCTCCGCCCTCTGCCTGCGGATGCTGGAGAAGAAGGTGGAGGACCGGTACACGCGCGTGGAGGAGGTGTGCGAGGCGCTGAGGCAGGTCCTGGCCGAGGCCGGGGGAGAGCCGGGCTGGGATGTGCCCCTGTGCGAGCCGGACGCGCCCGGCGACAGCTCCTCGGAGGAGTCCGCGCGAGTGGACACGGACGGCCCCCTGAGCTGGGCACTGGGGTGGCTCGAGCACGAGCCCCGACGAGGAGTCCCACCCGCCGAGGAGGGGAGCGCGCTGGCCGAGGTGGCGAACGGGCAGCCGGACATGCCCGTGGCCGCTCAGCGGGCCCTATCGGAGGAGGAGTCCATCACCCGTCCCACCGAGCCCCCTCTAAAAGTGCGGAGATGGTGGTCCCTGGCCGTGATCACCGGGACGACCCTCGTCCTGGCCCTGGCCCTGGGCGCTGGGGTGTGGAGCCTCCTGTTCCCGCCATGGGCGGACACTCCCGGCACAGACAGGCCGGATGCACCTCGTGCGTTGGCTGGGCTCTGCCCTACTGTAGATGGCGGCTCCGGCCGTGAAATGGCGCTGGCCAGCGAGGCGCTGAATCCTGCCGCTGGCGAAGGCGCGCTGCCATACCTGCCCTCCCTCCCCGCGTCCGAATTCGCCACCGCCATGCTTCGCAAGGAAGACTCCCGCGTGAAGAACCAAGAGAAGCCCGCGCCGCGGCGCGAGGTGCGACGCTGTGTGCCCATCGCCAAGGAGGTGTGCAAGGGAGCCCTCTGCACGATCGTCCTCGTTGGCTGCACCAGCACCACGCCCCAGGTGCGCCCCACGCCGCAGCCCGCCGATTGCCCCCGCCACGCCGAGGCAACCATGGAGCGGGAGTTGGGCATCGTCATCGGGCATGGGACTACGTTCGCGTTTCCCGAGTTCTTCGACGCGGAGCCGGTCGTCATCACCGTGAAGGAGGGCCCCACCCAGGTCCAGCTAAGAGCCCCACTGGGAAAGCTGCCTCCCGGCACCCTCCTCACCGGAGAGCTGCTCTTCGGGGGCAAGCGCGTCTACGGCCGCTTCACGCAGGCCCTCACGCCCGAGGGGAAACCCTTCCCCGTGTGCATCGAGTTCTATTCGAGCATGCATCCGGGTGTCGTAGTCATGCCCGATAGCGGGCGAGACACCGTCAGGATCTCGTCCCACTCGACCGTGATGTCCACGAATCGCTTCAGCGTGAAGCAGGACAACTAGGTTCCCGTGCTCCTCGTATCTCCTGCCAACCTGCTGGCGGTGGCGCTCATCGCCATGACCGCGGATGTTCCAGAGCACCCCCAGCCACCCTCCTGTGAATCAGGCGACCTCCGGGTGCAGCTGGACGCGGACGCAGACAGGAACACACGCGCGTTGTGCATCAGCCCGGAACTGTCCACCAACATCTTCTTCGACGCGAACGTGGCGCGCGTGGAGTTGGAGG
The DNA window shown above is from Archangium lipolyticum and carries:
- a CDS encoding glycoside hydrolase family 65 protein, producing MNPEHWLFTYEGFEPAKEGLREALCTLGNGYFATRGAAPEAEADETHYPGTYLAGGYNRLRTDLAGRVVENEDLVNMPNWLPLTFRIEGGDWFNARAVTLLEYRQVLDMARGLLLRTVRFEDRKGRRTRVEQRRFVHMRDKHLAGQELVLVPENWSGRVLVRSALDGRVVNGGVPRYRQLNCKHLRTLVTEEVDAETLLLEVETVQSRLEVAEAARTRLYVDGQPAEARRGLATEDGYLAHDFTVELREGQRLAVEKVVALYSSRDHAVSEAAQEARHAVGVAPARFDELVDTHARAWSHLWRRSDLDLELAEADHIHRTLRLHIFHLLQTVSPHSIDQDVGVPARGWHGEAYRGHIFWDELFVFPFLNLRLPALTRALLRYRHRRLRRAREAAREAGFRGAMYPWQSGSDGREESQRVHLNPRSGRWVPDVTSLQRHINAAIAYNVWQYYEATADTEFLYFYGAEMLLELARFWASMARWNPSLRRYEILGVMGPDEYHTGYPDRPEPGLDNNSYTNLMAVWVLCKALEVLKLLPGERRGELLETLELTQTELAHWDDVSRKMRLVFHADGVLSQFEGYEQLQEFDWEVYRKRYGDIQRLDRILEAEGDTPNRYKLSKQADVLMLFYLFSAEELRDLLERLGYAFDPTMIPRTVEYYLQRTSHGSTLSGVVHSWVLARSDRPRSWKLFTEALKSDISDVQGGTTPEGIHLGAMSGTVDLMQRAYTGIEVRGGVLHFNPNLPEGMKRLKFLLRYRKNMVEVEITQDTLVLNSRWPAAAPLEFALRGERHQLQPCETRKFPIERPPITAEASITDSSGP
- a CDS encoding DUF4091 domain-containing protein — encoded protein: MRLPSLLLAPLTLLLSALPAAAAGPSVWGESSMVKVMPDTAPHGRSPVHLTAARNEFVSFQVGLHGGDSGLRNVRASLSALNGPTSIAGADLTLYREDFLTTRRATVPGETVGRWPDALVPDVDELAGETRNAFPFDVSARESRAIWVDVHVPLNAPPGEYHGAVEVTGEGLRQRVPVRLTVVNAVLPSTPSLATAFLLWPPHVCRAYFGRTECSRQELEPLLANHHRMALEHRITLSSAFPRAPGGAGRWGTPDWASFDATWGPFLDGTAPSRLPGAKMTSIEFLGEYTPEALADFVSHLRERGWLSRAYAYVGDEPPYISSWEETRRNLAVVGSSAPELRTLLTAPIQDLEAQHLVDAVSLVTPAVNYVDGTKPPYVGDQRERYTDYLARPGYSMWMYQSCMSHGCAYGTNAPENEPGAGWPSYMLDRPAAKGRAMQWLTFLGGATGELYYQTVGMLASAWEDQFRFNGNGDGTLFYPGTLQRIGGGTPVPVASLRLKLIRLGVQDYEWLKMVSDAGDPVFARQVARELIPAASQVPDDGEAFERARLRLIQRYLELSGPRGRSQP
- a CDS encoding GNAT family N-acetyltransferase, producing MSTDLLKRVVIREARPEDDAVVGELLVEAFITQYAKKLPEVVYTEERKRSLRDVAGKRAVAKVLVAELEGRVVGTVALWPPGAMGSEAWLPNSADLRHLATCVDFHGQGLSTPLLDEAERVAREDWRVRAICLHVRRGAQGVARMYQRRGFIREPSADLDTPSVFLEAFVMRFPR